In one window of Deinococcus ruber DNA:
- a CDS encoding carbohydrate ABC transporter permease: MSLIRTTDVTPTTPAARAEAAAEEHATFRGRALPWLFLLPTFIVIAVFVYYPAARTLRLSVFRSNIIVGNEQFVGLGNFLELLSSPVYHQVILQTLVFVVLVVAFGLLFALGLAYLASRPIAGARFYRLMLIYPYALSPAIAGTLWLFLFNPEIGAVNTLLDALIGIKPRWLDTPFLAFFLVVVAAIWKGLGYNVVFYLAAFQNIPGEITEAAEIDGANGWQSFWRVVFPLLSPMTFFLVFTNIVSALFDSFGLVNILTRGGPVYGQTGITTFLVYQLYEDGFRNFKTGAAAAQAVLMLLLVVCIIVLQFRYGNRRVHYGA, translated from the coding sequence TTGAGCCTGATCCGGACCACCGACGTCACTCCGACCACGCCAGCAGCCCGCGCCGAGGCTGCCGCCGAAGAACACGCCACCTTCCGGGGCCGCGCACTGCCGTGGCTCTTTCTGCTGCCCACCTTTATCGTCATCGCCGTGTTCGTGTACTACCCGGCGGCCCGCACCCTGCGCCTGAGCGTGTTCCGCTCCAATATCATCGTCGGCAACGAGCAGTTCGTGGGGCTGGGCAATTTTCTGGAGCTGCTGTCCAGTCCGGTCTATCATCAGGTCATTCTTCAGACCCTGGTCTTCGTGGTGCTGGTGGTGGCTTTTGGGCTGCTATTCGCGCTGGGGCTGGCGTATCTGGCGAGTCGGCCCATCGCCGGGGCCAGATTTTACCGCCTGATGCTGATCTATCCGTATGCGCTGTCTCCGGCCATCGCCGGGACGCTGTGGCTGTTCCTGTTCAATCCCGAGATCGGGGCGGTCAATACGCTGCTCGACGCGCTGATCGGCATCAAACCGCGCTGGCTCGACACGCCGTTTCTGGCGTTCTTTCTGGTGGTGGTCGCGGCCATCTGGAAGGGGCTGGGCTACAACGTGGTGTTCTATCTGGCGGCGTTTCAGAACATTCCCGGCGAGATTACGGAAGCTGCCGAGATCGACGGCGCGAACGGCTGGCAGAGCTTCTGGCGGGTGGTCTTTCCGCTGCTGTCGCCCATGACGTTCTTTCTGGTCTTTACCAATATCGTGTCGGCGCTGTTCGACAGCTTCGGTCTGGTCAACATTCTGACGCGTGGCGGCCCGGTGTACGGTCAGACCGGCATCACCACGTTTCTGGTGTACCAGCTGTATGAAGACGGTTTCCGCAATTTCAAGACCGGGGCGGCGGCAGCGCAGGCGGTTCTGATGCTGCTGCTGGTGGTGTGCATCATCGTGTTGCAGTTCCGGTACGGCAACCGCAGGGTTCACTATGGCGCGTAG
- a CDS encoding carbohydrate ABC transporter permease produces MARSGTRGRGGIWTHVILLVAVFVVAAPLLFALIKATQAGAQVSGPSLLPGLHFLENARAAWNGAGLGRYMLNSGVVAVCVTVGKTTLSLLAALAFVYFRFPLKGLAFALVLFTLMLPTELLIVALFDVVSGTLHWADSYAAIIVPFLASATGTLLFRQHFMNIPASLSDAARIDGAGPLTFLSRVLVPMSWNTIGALAVIQFVSAWDQYLWPLVVMQSDDKQVVQVGLSKLIDVESQSSWGAVMAGAILAIIPPILVFTALQEQFSKGFSLGQDK; encoded by the coding sequence ATGGCGCGTAGCGGCACACGTGGACGGGGCGGCATCTGGACACACGTGATCCTGCTCGTGGCGGTCTTTGTGGTGGCTGCGCCGCTGCTGTTCGCACTCATCAAGGCGACGCAGGCGGGCGCACAGGTGAGTGGGCCGAGCCTGCTGCCGGGGCTGCATTTTCTGGAGAATGCGCGGGCGGCCTGGAACGGGGCCGGACTGGGCCGCTACATGCTGAACAGCGGCGTGGTGGCAGTGTGCGTCACGGTGGGAAAAACCACGCTGTCACTGCTGGCTGCCCTCGCCTTCGTGTACTTCCGATTTCCGCTCAAAGGGCTGGCTTTCGCGCTGGTGCTGTTTACCCTGATGTTGCCCACCGAACTGCTGATCGTGGCGCTGTTCGATGTGGTGTCGGGTACGCTGCACTGGGCCGACAGTTACGCCGCTATCATCGTGCCGTTTCTGGCCTCCGCGACGGGCACGCTGTTGTTCCGGCAGCACTTCATGAACATTCCCGCCAGCCTGTCGGACGCGGCCCGGATCGACGGCGCGGGACCACTCACCTTCCTGAGCCGCGTGCTGGTGCCGATGAGCTGGAATACCATTGGGGCGCTGGCCGTCATTCAGTTCGTGTCGGCCTGGGATCAGTATCTGTGGCCGCTGGTGGTCATGCAGTCCGACGACAAGCAGGTCGTTCAGGTGGGCCTGAGCAAGCTGATCGACGTGGAAAGCCAGAGCAGCTGGGGCGCGGTGATGGCGGGCGCGATTCTGGCGATCATTCCGCCGATTCTGGTCTTCACGGCCCTTCAGGAGCAGTTTTCAAAGGGATTCTCGCTGGGTCAGGACAAGTAA
- a CDS encoding ABC transporter substrate-binding protein, with translation MKKLVTLSLLALSSLAAAQTTTIEFWHSFGDAKRGDWIAARADEYNKAHPGVKVVPSYKGSYNDSLQATILAARQNKAPALVQIFEVGSQLALDSGVFQPVSSVKNVDFGDYIKPVVNYYTIQGKVNSLPFNSSSPVLYFNKDLMTKAGLNPKVPPTTFGGILKACAKIDAAKLGIKCMALTPYGWLFEQWMSEQNAVLLNGGNGRQSRATGNNIDTPAGRAIFQFYKDLQDKGYLTNTGKLADTNGTDAIFGNQKAVFTIDSTAGIGNLLDAAKQSGFQMGVGVLPIPDGSKRNGVVIGGASLWVAKNVSKPEAEAALDFALYMTNTANMASWHKLTGYYPVRNSSVDLLRKQGWFSSSPLQIVAFNQLLNTSPNVANAGALNGAAIQTRTIIEQGLQKVTSGVSVKDAASATSDQVNSTLSDYNKNFK, from the coding sequence ATGAAAAAGCTCGTCACCCTGTCTCTGTTGGCCCTGAGTTCGCTGGCTGCCGCCCAGACGACCACCATTGAATTCTGGCATTCGTTTGGTGACGCCAAGCGCGGCGACTGGATTGCCGCCCGCGCCGATGAATACAACAAGGCTCATCCGGGCGTCAAGGTGGTGCCGAGTTACAAGGGCAGCTACAACGACAGCCTTCAGGCCACCATCCTGGCCGCTCGCCAGAACAAGGCCCCGGCCCTGGTTCAGATTTTCGAGGTCGGCAGCCAGCTCGCGCTCGATAGCGGTGTGTTCCAGCCGGTCAGCAGCGTCAAAAACGTCGATTTTGGTGATTACATCAAACCGGTGGTGAATTACTACACCATTCAGGGCAAGGTCAACAGTCTGCCGTTCAACAGCAGCAGCCCGGTGCTGTACTTCAACAAAGACCTGATGACCAAGGCGGGCCTGAATCCCAAAGTGCCGCCCACCACCTTCGGCGGCATCCTGAAAGCCTGCGCCAAGATCGACGCAGCCAAACTGGGCATCAAGTGCATGGCCCTGACGCCCTACGGCTGGCTGTTCGAGCAGTGGATGAGCGAGCAGAATGCAGTCCTGCTGAACGGCGGAAACGGACGCCAGAGCCGCGCCACCGGAAACAACATCGATACGCCCGCAGGCCGCGCGATCTTCCAGTTCTACAAAGACCTTCAGGATAAAGGCTACCTGACCAATACCGGCAAACTGGCCGATACCAACGGCACCGACGCCATTTTCGGCAACCAGAAAGCCGTTTTTACCATCGACAGCACCGCCGGAATCGGCAATCTGCTCGACGCCGCCAAACAGAGCGGCTTTCAGATGGGCGTGGGCGTGCTGCCCATTCCCGACGGCTCGAAGCGCAATGGCGTGGTCATCGGCGGTGCGAGCCTGTGGGTCGCCAAGAATGTGAGCAAACCCGAAGCCGAGGCAGCGCTCGATTTCGCGCTGTACATGACCAACACCGCGAATATGGCGAGCTGGCACAAACTCACCGGTTACTATCCGGTTCGTAACAGCAGCGTCGATCTGCTGCGGAAGCAGGGCTGGTTTTCCAGCTCGCCCCTTCAGATCGTGGCCTTCAATCAGCTGCTGAACACCAGCCCCAACGTCGCCAACGCCGGAGCGCTCAACGGAGCCGCCATCCAGACGCGCACCATCATCGAGCAGGGACTTCAGAAAGTGACCAGTGGCGTGAGTGTGAAAGACGCCGCCAGTGCCACCAGCGATCAGGTGAACAGTACCCTGAGTGATTACAACAAGAACTTCAAATAA
- a CDS encoding response regulator transcription factor yields MTPPDLLMIEDDADLAALLRADLEAAGYRVRIAPSVIAGLTMARAAFPNLVLLDLGLPDGTGREVLVRLRRSSLTVPILVLTGRDTVEQKVDLLTLGADDYLVKPVHPQELLARIAGHLRHRAAAELRDEVLTYRGLVVRPARHQASYQGQPLQLSPTELRMLTVLLRQPGRVFSRDEMARELWPEGGNTLRSNAVDVHMANLRKKLRAVQLHGLIRTVRQVGYGIRKVQPERLG; encoded by the coding sequence ATGACGCCGCCAGACCTCCTGATGATCGAGGATGATGCCGACCTGGCGGCGCTGCTGCGTGCCGATCTGGAGGCCGCAGGCTACCGTGTCAGGATCGCGCCTTCCGTGATCGCGGGGTTGACGATGGCCCGCGCCGCGTTTCCCAACCTCGTCCTGCTGGATCTGGGGCTGCCCGACGGCACCGGCAGAGAAGTCCTGGTGCGTCTGCGCCGCAGCAGCCTGACCGTCCCCATTCTCGTCCTCACGGGCCGCGATACAGTCGAGCAGAAGGTCGATCTTCTGACGCTCGGCGCAGACGATTATCTGGTCAAGCCTGTGCATCCCCAGGAGTTGCTGGCGCGGATTGCAGGTCATCTCCGGCACCGCGCCGCCGCCGAGCTGCGAGATGAAGTGCTGACGTACCGGGGGCTGGTGGTCAGGCCCGCACGCCACCAGGCAAGCTATCAGGGGCAGCCGTTGCAACTCTCTCCAACCGAACTGAGGATGTTGACGGTGCTGCTACGCCAGCCGGGGCGGGTATTTTCGCGCGATGAGATGGCGCGGGAGCTGTGGCCGGAAGGTGGAAACACCCTCCGCAGCAACGCCGTAGACGTCCACATGGCCAATCTCCGCAAGAAACTGCGAGCCGTTCAGCTGCACGGCCTGATTAGGACGGTGAGGCAGGTCGGCTACGGCATCCGTAAAGTTCAGCCGGAACGCCTGGGATAG
- a CDS encoding ABC transporter substrate-binding protein, with the protein MKQTRQIHGAAQPLSRKIITLSLLALGSVAVAQTTTIEFWHTFGDAKRSDWIAARADEYTKAHPGVQVKAVFRGDSNETLQSTILAARQNKAPALVQVDGVASQLALDSGVFQPVSSIKNVDFSDYLKPVVSYYTVGGQVNSVPFNSSSPVLYFNKDLMVKAGLNPKNPPTTFSGVLKACAQFDAAKLGIKCVALTPYSWLFEQWMSEQNVALLNSGNGRQGRPTDNNINSAAGRKIYQFYKDLQDRGELTNTGKLADTVGTNAIFGSGKALMTINSTAGLGNLLDAAKQSGFQMGVGVLPIPDGVKRNGVTIGGASLWVAKGVSKPEAETALDFALYLTNTANMASWHKLTGYYPVRTSSVNLLRKQGWFSSSPLQIVAFNQLLNTVPNVANAGPLSGATIQTRTIIEQGIQKVLSGQSVASALSSASDQVNAALADYNKNFK; encoded by the coding sequence ATGAAGCAGACACGGCAAATTCATGGGGCTGCCCAGCCGCTTTCCCGTAAGATCATCACCCTGTCGCTGCTGGCCCTCGGGTCGGTGGCTGTCGCCCAGACGACCACCATCGAGTTCTGGCATACCTTCGGAGACGCCAAGCGCAGTGACTGGATTGCCGCCCGCGCCGACGAATACACCAAAGCTCATCCGGGCGTTCAGGTGAAGGCAGTCTTCCGGGGCGACTCCAACGAAACGCTCCAGTCCACCATTCTGGCCGCCCGGCAGAACAAGGCTCCGGCGCTGGTGCAGGTCGACGGTGTTGCCAGCCAGCTCGCGCTCGACAGCGGCGTGTTTCAGCCGGTCAGCAGCATCAAGAATGTGGATTTCAGCGACTATCTCAAGCCGGTGGTCAGCTATTACACCGTCGGCGGACAGGTCAACAGCGTGCCCTTCAACAGCAGCAGTCCGGTGCTGTACTTCAACAAAGACCTGATGGTGAAAGCGGGCCTGAATCCCAAGAACCCGCCCACCACCTTCAGCGGCGTCCTGAAAGCCTGTGCCCAGTTCGACGCGGCCAAGCTGGGCATCAAGTGCGTGGCCCTGACGCCGTACAGCTGGCTGTTCGAGCAGTGGATGAGCGAGCAGAACGTGGCGCTGCTGAACAGCGGCAACGGTCGCCAGGGTCGTCCGACCGACAACAACATCAACAGCGCGGCGGGGCGGAAGATCTATCAGTTCTACAAAGACCTTCAGGACAGGGGAGAGCTGACCAATACCGGCAAACTGGCCGATACCGTGGGCACCAACGCCATTTTCGGCAGCGGAAAGGCACTGATGACCATCAACAGTACGGCGGGTCTGGGCAATCTGCTGGACGCGGCCAAGCAGAGCGGCTTTCAGATGGGTGTGGGCGTGCTGCCCATTCCTGACGGTGTGAAGCGCAACGGCGTGACCATCGGCGGAGCCAGCCTGTGGGTCGCCAAGGGTGTCAGCAAACCCGAAGCCGAAACCGCACTCGATTTTGCACTGTACCTGACCAATACTGCGAATATGGCGAGCTGGCACAAACTGACCGGCTATTATCCGGTTCGCACCAGCAGTGTGAATCTGCTGCGGAAACAGGGCTGGTTTTCCAGTTCGCCCCTTCAGATCGTGGCCTTCAACCAGCTGCTGAATACCGTTCCTAACGTCGCCAACGCGGGGCCACTCAGCGGCGCGACGATTCAGACGCGCACCATCATCGAGCAGGGCATTCAGAAGGTGCTGAGCGGGCAGAGTGTCGCGAGCGCCCTGAGCAGCGCCAGCGACCAGGTCAACGCCGCTCTGGCCGATTACAACAAGAATTTCAAGTGA
- a CDS encoding IS5 family transposase (programmed frameshift): MQLTDEHWALLAPLLTPPEKTTKRGRPRRDDRSLLEGILWVLRTGAQWDQLPREAYPPKSTCVARFQEWNDRTVFPAVLGRRYELLEDQGLLDLREAFIDGTFSAAKKGDRTFGPTKKGKGTNIMIMVDASGTPLAVHTTSASPAEVKLVQDTLDASFGFDVPQRLIGDKAYDSDGLDADLAEIGIEMIAPNRRNRKRKTQDGRPLRRYKRRWKVERTIAWLQSFRRVRTRDEDKAQHVLGFVQLACILILLRRISG, from the exons ATGCAGTTGACCGATGAGCACTGGGCGCTGCTCGCGCCTCTGTTGACCCCACCCGAAAAGACCACCAAACGAGGTCGTCCCAGACGGGACGACCGATCCCTGCTCGAAGGCATCCTCTGGGTACTGCGCACAGGTGCCCAGTGGGATCAGCTCCCTCGCGAAGCCTACCCACCGAAATCCACGTGTGTTGCCCGCTTCCAGGAATGGAACGACCGCACTGTGTTTCCAGCCGTGCTGGGGCGACGCTACGAGCTCTTGGAGGATCAGGGCCTGCTGGATCTCCGCGAAGCGTTCATCGACGGCACCTTCAGTGCCGCCAAAAAGGGGGATCGGACGT TCGGCCCCACCAAAAAAGGGAAGGGAACCAACATCATGATCATGGTCGATGCGAGTGGCACGCCACTCGCGGTCCACACGACCAGCGCCAGCCCTGCCGAAGTCAAGCTCGTGCAAGACACGCTCGATGCGTCGTTCGGCTTCGATGTTCCCCAACGCCTAATCGGTGACAAGGCGTACGACAGTGATGGGTTGGATGCCGATCTCGCGGAGATCGGCATTGAGATGATCGCTCCCAACCGGAGGAACAGGAAACGCAAGACCCAGGACGGACGTCCACTGAGACGATACAAACGTCGCTGGAAGGTGGAACGGACCATCGCCTGGCTTCAGTCGTTTCGCAGGGTCCGAACCCGTGACGAAGACAAGGCCCAGCACGTTCTCGGTTTCGTCCAGTTGGCCTGCATCCTCATTTTGCTTCGCCGAATTTCTGGATAG
- a CDS encoding FRG domain-containing protein — protein MTIRVEVARDWAHLLELLYTGSWNQELRRHRSPFVFHGSHDARFALQTSLQRLGGNIRSSERHLLRNFRKYAQRDVSGADSLWHWMALGQHHSLPTRLLDFTYSPLVALHFATRELHHFTHDAAVWMVDHVASNAHLPVPLHRLLSDEGSQVFTIELLQRAVPHLSGPGSFDAAGLSDLEHLGDQDFLMFLEPPSLDERIVQQFALFGFLSSPEAPVETWLDERPGTCVKVVIPAALKWQIRDYLDQSNINERTLFPGLGGLARWLQGYYTTPPTPAQCQQMAQFPLEDNEADADS, from the coding sequence ATGACGATTCGGGTGGAAGTGGCCCGCGACTGGGCACACCTGCTGGAACTGCTGTACACCGGAAGCTGGAATCAGGAGTTGCGGCGGCACCGTTCGCCGTTCGTCTTTCACGGTTCGCACGATGCACGTTTTGCCCTTCAGACCTCGCTTCAGCGTCTGGGCGGCAATATTCGCAGCAGCGAACGACATCTGCTGCGGAATTTCCGCAAGTATGCCCAGCGTGATGTGAGCGGAGCCGACTCGCTGTGGCACTGGATGGCGCTGGGACAGCATCACAGCCTGCCCACGCGGCTGCTCGACTTTACCTATTCGCCACTGGTCGCGCTGCATTTTGCCACACGCGAGCTGCACCACTTTACCCACGACGCCGCCGTCTGGATGGTCGATCATGTCGCCAGCAACGCGCACCTGCCGGTTCCGCTCCACCGGCTGCTGTCCGACGAGGGGTCGCAGGTCTTTACCATCGAACTGCTCCAGCGGGCTGTGCCCCACCTGTCGGGGCCAGGATCGTTCGATGCAGCGGGCCTGAGCGATCTGGAACATCTGGGCGATCAGGATTTTCTGATGTTTCTCGAACCGCCGTCTCTGGACGAGCGCATCGTGCAGCAGTTCGCCCTGTTCGGATTTCTCTCGTCGCCGGAGGCCCCGGTTGAAACGTGGCTGGACGAACGCCCCGGCACGTGTGTCAAGGTCGTCATTCCCGCAGCGCTGAAATGGCAGATTCGCGATTATCTGGATCAGTCGAACATCAACGAACGCACGCTGTTCCCCGGTCTGGGCGGCCTGGCCCGCTGGCTTCAGGGGTATTACACCACCCCGCCCACGCCAGCGCAGTGTCAGCAGATGGCCCAGTTCCCGCTGGAAGACAACGAGGCCGACGCCGATTCCTGA